One segment of Theobroma cacao cultivar B97-61/B2 chromosome 9, Criollo_cocoa_genome_V2, whole genome shotgun sequence DNA contains the following:
- the LOC18590863 gene encoding oligoribonuclease isoform X2, whose protein sequence is MDRLSNAFSVLDVDVDDRHSPSAAATSSSGSKTSGKKKSNGKGSTAAAVVNKEKQSEPISALLSENYRLPLVWIDLEMTGLNIEVDRILEIACIITDGNLTKTLEGPDLVIHQSKECLDRMGEWCQEHHAASGLTKKVLQSTISEREAEKQVLEFVKSNIGTYTPHIAGNSVYMDFLFLRKYMPELASLFSHIVVDVSSVRALCIRWYPRDQKKAPPKEKRHRAMDDIRESISELRYFKETIFKAKSKK, encoded by the exons atggaCCGCCTCTCCAATGCGTTCTCGGTGCTGGATGTTGACGTCGACGACCGCCATAGCCCGTCTGCCGCCGCCACCTCCTCTTCCGGTTCCAAAACCTCAG GTAAGAAGAAAAGCAATGGAAAGGGCTCAACTGCTGCGGCAGTTGTCAACAAGGAGAAACAGAGTGAACCGATTTCGGCATTGCTTTCTGAAAACTACAGGTTACCCCTTGTGTGGATTGACTTGGAAATGACCG GTTTGAATATTGAGGTTGATAGAATTCTGGAGATAGCTTGTATAATTACAGATGGCAATCTCACCAAAACATTGGag GGTCCTGATCTGGTTATCCATCAATCTAAAGAGTGTTTAGATAGAATGGGGGAATGGTGTCAAGAACATCACGCAGCTAGTG GATTGACGAAGAAAGTGCTCCAGAGTACCATTAGCGAAAGAGAAGCTGAAAAGCAG GTCTTAGAATTTGTGAAGAGTAACATTGGGACGTACACACCTCACATAGCTGGAAATTCGGTTTATAtggattttctctttttaagg AAATATATGCCAGAGTTGGCTAGTCTTTTCTCTCATATAGTCGTTGACGTGAGCAGTGTGAGGGCTCTTTGCATTCGCTGGTATCCTAGAG ATCAAAAGAAAGCCCCTCCCAAAGAAAAGAGACACAGAGCCATGGATGACATCAGAGAGAGCATATCAGAACTCAGATACTTCAAGGAAACGATATTTAAAGCGAAGTCCAAGAAGTGA
- the LOC108663464 gene encoding probable peptide/nitrate transporter At3g43790 isoform X2, with product MEENTTSLLEREVEYYENCPGCKMDRLKQEQTGVPYKHLSFIWIVCLCTALPISSLFPFVYFMIRDFHIAKREEDIGFYAGFIGSSFMVGRALTSLFWGVVADQYGRKHIILMGIFSVVVFNTLFGLSTSFWMALSMRFLLGCFNSLIGTARAYASEVCREEYQALALSVVSTSWGIGLIIGPAIGGFFAQPAEKYPNIFAESSIFGRFPYFLPCLIISVYSIGVLIACRWLPETLHRHGGKGNQKHDPYDMSEPSLNESGQKNNIVELEERQTHKPNLLKNWPLMSTIIVYCVFSLQEMAYSEIFSLWAVSDQKYGGLSFSSQDVGEVLAISGVGLLLFQLLLYPPVEKILGPLMVTRLSAVSLVTGLFILQNNAVPQSQRGAANGISITAMSVFKAFGPAGGGALFSWAQKRQVATFLPGDQMVFFVLNLVQVVGLMLTFKPFLAEPRS from the exons ATGGAGGAGAACACAACTTCTTTGTTGGAGAGGGAAGTGGAGTACTATGAAAACTGCCCAGGTTGTAAGATGGATCGTCTCAAACAAGAACAAACAGGGGTCCCTTACAAGCACTTGTCTTTTATCTGGATTGTCTGTCTCTGTACTG CTTTGCCAATATCATCACTATTCCCTTTTGTTTACTTTATG ATCAGAGACTTTCATATTGcaaaaagagaggaagacaTTGGTTTTTATGCAGGATTTATTG GATCTTCCTTTATGGTTGGAAGAGCTTTGACATCTCTTTTCTGGGGAGTGGTGGCTGATCAATATGGTCGTAAACATATAATTTTGATGGGGATATTTTCAGT GGTTGTGTTCAACACTCTCTTTGGCCTTAGCACAAGCTTCTGGATGGCACTGTCCATGAGATTTCTTCTTGGGTGCTTCAATAGTCTGATTGGCACAGCAAGG GCATACGCTTCTGAAGTGTGTAGAGAAGAGTATCAGGCTTTGGCACTTTCAGTT GTTAGTACGTCATGGGGCATAGGACTGATTATTGGCCCTGCCATTGGAGGTTTCTTTGCACAG CCTGCAGAGAAATATCCAAACATATTTGCTGAGAGCTCCATTTTTGGGAG ATTTCCCTACTTCTTACCATGCCTCATAATATCAGTTTATTCTATTGGAGTTCTTATTGCCTGTAGATGGCTTCCT GAGACGTTACACAGACACGGTGGAAAGGGAAATCAAAAACATGATCCATATGATATGTCAGAACCTTCTTTAAATGAATCTGGTCAGAAGAACAACATTGTAGAACTTGAAGAGAGACAGACTCATAAGCCAAATCTCTTAAAAAATTGGCCACTAATGTCTACGATCATTGTATACTGTGTTTTCTCACTTCAAGAGATGGCTTACTCTGAA ATATTTTCACTTTGGGCAGTTAGCGATCAAAAATATGGAGGATTGAGCTTTTCATCTCAAGATGTTGGTGAAGTTCTTGCTATCTCTG GAGTTGGTCTGTTACTGTTTCAACTTTTGTTATACCCACCAGTAGAGAAGATCCTTGGGCCACTTATGGTTACACGCCTTTCAGCG GTTTCTCTTGTTACTGGATTATTCATATTGCAGAACAATGCAGTG CCTCAAAGTCAGAGGGGAGCTGCTAATGGCATTTCCATAACAGCAATGTCTGTTTTCAAAGCATTCGGTCCGGCAGGAGGAGGAGCCCT CTTTTCTTGGGCACAAAAGCGACAAGTTGCCACTTTTCTTCCAG GTGATCAAATGGTTTTCTTCGTGCTAAACCTGGTTCaagttgttggattgatgCTGACTTTCAAGCCATTTCTTGCTGAACCCCGTTCATAA
- the LOC18590863 gene encoding oligoribonuclease isoform X1: MDRLSNAFSVLDVDVDDRHSPSAAATSSSGSKTSGQGKKKSNGKGSTAAAVVNKEKQSEPISALLSENYRLPLVWIDLEMTGLNIEVDRILEIACIITDGNLTKTLEGPDLVIHQSKECLDRMGEWCQEHHAASGLTKKVLQSTISEREAEKQVLEFVKSNIGTYTPHIAGNSVYMDFLFLRKYMPELASLFSHIVVDVSSVRALCIRWYPRDQKKAPPKEKRHRAMDDIRESISELRYFKETIFKAKSKK; the protein is encoded by the exons atggaCCGCCTCTCCAATGCGTTCTCGGTGCTGGATGTTGACGTCGACGACCGCCATAGCCCGTCTGCCGCCGCCACCTCCTCTTCCGGTTCCAAAACCTCAGGTCAGG GTAAGAAGAAAAGCAATGGAAAGGGCTCAACTGCTGCGGCAGTTGTCAACAAGGAGAAACAGAGTGAACCGATTTCGGCATTGCTTTCTGAAAACTACAGGTTACCCCTTGTGTGGATTGACTTGGAAATGACCG GTTTGAATATTGAGGTTGATAGAATTCTGGAGATAGCTTGTATAATTACAGATGGCAATCTCACCAAAACATTGGag GGTCCTGATCTGGTTATCCATCAATCTAAAGAGTGTTTAGATAGAATGGGGGAATGGTGTCAAGAACATCACGCAGCTAGTG GATTGACGAAGAAAGTGCTCCAGAGTACCATTAGCGAAAGAGAAGCTGAAAAGCAG GTCTTAGAATTTGTGAAGAGTAACATTGGGACGTACACACCTCACATAGCTGGAAATTCGGTTTATAtggattttctctttttaagg AAATATATGCCAGAGTTGGCTAGTCTTTTCTCTCATATAGTCGTTGACGTGAGCAGTGTGAGGGCTCTTTGCATTCGCTGGTATCCTAGAG ATCAAAAGAAAGCCCCTCCCAAAGAAAAGAGACACAGAGCCATGGATGACATCAGAGAGAGCATATCAGAACTCAGATACTTCAAGGAAACGATATTTAAAGCGAAGTCCAAGAAGTGA
- the LOC18590860 gene encoding eukaryotic translation initiation factor 3 subunit I — MRPILMKGHERPLTFLKYNRDGDLLFSCAKDHTPTVWFADNGERLGTYRGHNGAVWSCDVSRDSTRLITGSADQTAKLWNVQTGTQLFTFNFDSPARSVDFAIGDKLAVITTDPFMELTSAIHVKRITRDATEQTGESVLVIKGPQGRINRAIWGPLNSTIISAGEDAVIRIWDSETGKLLREADKESGHKKPITSLAKSADGSHFLTGSLDKSAKLWDMRTLTLIKTYVTERPVNAVALSPLLDHVVLGGGQDASAVTTTDHRAGKFEAKFYDKILQEEIGGVKGHFGPINALAFNPDGKSFSSGGEDGYVRLHHFDPDYFNIKI, encoded by the exons ATGAGGCCGATTCTGATGAAAGGCCACGAAAGGCCATTGACGTTTCTCAAGTACAATAGAGACGGCGATCTTTTGTTTTCGTGCGCCAAGGACCACACGCCCACCGTTTGGTTTGCCGACAACGGCGAGCGTCTCGGCACTTACCGCGGCCACAACGGCGCTGTTTGGTCTTGCGATGTCTCGA gGGATTCGACGAGGCTTATTACTGGAAGTGCTGATCAAACGGCGAAGCTGTGGAATGTTCAGACGGGGACTCAATTGTTtacatttaattttgattcgCCGGCGAGGTCGGTGGATTTCGCCATTGGCGATAAGCTTGCTGTGATTACAACGGATCCTTTCATGGAATTGACTTCTGCTATTCATGTTAAACGCATTACTAGAGACGCAACTGAAC AGACTGGGGAATCGGTGCTTGTAATCAAGGGCCCTCAAGGAAGAATTAACAGAGCTATTTGGGGACCCCTGAATAGCACTATCATCAGTGCTGGAGAAGATGCTGTGATTCGTATATGGGATTCTGAG ACCGGAAAACTGCTTAGGGAGGCTGACAAGGAATCTGGCCACAAAAAGCCAATAACATCACTTGCAAAATCTGCAGATGGTTCACACTTCCTTACTGGTTCCCTGGATAAATCTGCCAAG CTATGGGACATGAGAACGTTGACGCTTATCAAGACCTATGTTACAGAACGCCCAGTCAATGCTGTTGCATTGTCCCCACTTCTTGACCAT GTGGTGCTTGGAGGTGGTCAGGATGCATCAGCTGTCACAACCACTGATCATCGTGCTGGGAAGTTTGAAGCTAAATTCTATGACAAg ATACTTCAAGAAGAAATTGGAGGCGTAAAAGGGCATTTTGGGCCAATCAATGCATTAGCTTTTAACCCAGATGGGAAGAG tttctCAAGCGGTGGAGAGGATGGTTATGTACGATTACACCATTTTGACCCTGATTACTTcaacatcaaaatttaa
- the LOC108663464 gene encoding probable peptide/nitrate transporter At3g43790 isoform X1, which translates to MEENTTSLLEREVEYYENCPGCKMDRLKQEQTGVPYKHLSFIWIVCLCTALPISSLFPFVYFMIRDFHIAKREEDIGFYAGFIGSSFMVGRALTSLFWGVVADQYGRKHIILMGIFSVVVFNTLFGLSTSFWMALSMRFLLGCFNSLIGTARAYASEVCREEYQALALSVVSTSWGIGLIIGPAIGGFFAQPAEKYPNIFAESSIFGRFPYFLPCLIISVYSIGVLIACRWLPETLHRHGGKGNQKHDPYDMSEPSLNESGQKNNIVELEERQTHKPNLLKNWPLMSTIIVYCVFSLQEMAYSEIFSLWAVSDQKYGGLSFSSQDVGEVLAISGVGLLLFQLLLYPPVEKILGPLMVTRLSAAISIPLLSCYPYIAMLSVVVLHLVINCASILRNALSVSLVTGLFILQNNAVPQSQRGAANGISITAMSVFKAFGPAGGGALFSWAQKRQVATFLPGDQMVFFVLNLVQVVGLMLTFKPFLAEPRS; encoded by the exons ATGGAGGAGAACACAACTTCTTTGTTGGAGAGGGAAGTGGAGTACTATGAAAACTGCCCAGGTTGTAAGATGGATCGTCTCAAACAAGAACAAACAGGGGTCCCTTACAAGCACTTGTCTTTTATCTGGATTGTCTGTCTCTGTACTG CTTTGCCAATATCATCACTATTCCCTTTTGTTTACTTTATG ATCAGAGACTTTCATATTGcaaaaagagaggaagacaTTGGTTTTTATGCAGGATTTATTG GATCTTCCTTTATGGTTGGAAGAGCTTTGACATCTCTTTTCTGGGGAGTGGTGGCTGATCAATATGGTCGTAAACATATAATTTTGATGGGGATATTTTCAGT GGTTGTGTTCAACACTCTCTTTGGCCTTAGCACAAGCTTCTGGATGGCACTGTCCATGAGATTTCTTCTTGGGTGCTTCAATAGTCTGATTGGCACAGCAAGG GCATACGCTTCTGAAGTGTGTAGAGAAGAGTATCAGGCTTTGGCACTTTCAGTT GTTAGTACGTCATGGGGCATAGGACTGATTATTGGCCCTGCCATTGGAGGTTTCTTTGCACAG CCTGCAGAGAAATATCCAAACATATTTGCTGAGAGCTCCATTTTTGGGAG ATTTCCCTACTTCTTACCATGCCTCATAATATCAGTTTATTCTATTGGAGTTCTTATTGCCTGTAGATGGCTTCCT GAGACGTTACACAGACACGGTGGAAAGGGAAATCAAAAACATGATCCATATGATATGTCAGAACCTTCTTTAAATGAATCTGGTCAGAAGAACAACATTGTAGAACTTGAAGAGAGACAGACTCATAAGCCAAATCTCTTAAAAAATTGGCCACTAATGTCTACGATCATTGTATACTGTGTTTTCTCACTTCAAGAGATGGCTTACTCTGAA ATATTTTCACTTTGGGCAGTTAGCGATCAAAAATATGGAGGATTGAGCTTTTCATCTCAAGATGTTGGTGAAGTTCTTGCTATCTCTG GAGTTGGTCTGTTACTGTTTCAACTTTTGTTATACCCACCAGTAGAGAAGATCCTTGGGCCACTTATGGTTACACGCCTTTCAGCG GCAATATCAATTCCATTGCTGTCGTGTTATCCCTATATAGCTATGCTTTCGGTGGTTGTTCTTCATTTGGTGATAAACTGTGCATCCATTTTAAGGAATGCTCTATCT GTTTCTCTTGTTACTGGATTATTCATATTGCAGAACAATGCAGTG CCTCAAAGTCAGAGGGGAGCTGCTAATGGCATTTCCATAACAGCAATGTCTGTTTTCAAAGCATTCGGTCCGGCAGGAGGAGGAGCCCT CTTTTCTTGGGCACAAAAGCGACAAGTTGCCACTTTTCTTCCAG GTGATCAAATGGTTTTCTTCGTGCTAAACCTGGTTCaagttgttggattgatgCTGACTTTCAAGCCATTTCTTGCTGAACCCCGTTCATAA
- the LOC18590861 gene encoding SNF1-related protein kinase regulatory subunit beta-1: protein MGNANGREDGVNGGVDDLSGRSNGGDPVVRGAVSAAGAAVAVRVPSSDSMANTPPQSPSRSRSPLLFAPQAPVAPLPRGDGHSFFNQIWRHDSTGVADCPSEKGIPVIITWNYGGNDVAVEGSWDNWRSRKTLQRAGKDHSILLVLPSGIYHYKFIIDGEWRYTPDLPFVADEMGHVCNILDVHDYVPENLDSVTEFETPGSPNSSYGQAFPTEEDFAKEPVLVPSQLHLTVLGTDTQDGASSSKPQHVVLNHLFIEKGWASQSVVALGLTHRFESKYVTVVLYKPLKR, encoded by the exons ATGGGAAATGCAAACGGAAGAGAAGACGGAGTGAACGGCGGCGTCGACGATCTCTCTGGGAGATCCAACGGCGGCGACCCGGTCGTACGTGGAGCCGTCTCCGCTGCCGGAGCAGCAGTAGCTGTTCGCGTGCCGTCGTCTGATTCAATGGCGAATACTCCGCCGCAGAGCCCTAGCCGGTCTCGATCCCCTCTTTTATTCGCTCCTCAG GCTCCTGTAGCTCCCTTACCAAGGGGTGATGGCCATTCCTTTTTCAACCAAATTTGGCGGCATGATTCTACTGGGGTTGCTGATTGTCCATCTGAGAAAGGAATCCCTGTCATCATTACGTGGAATTATGGTGGTAATGATGTGGCTGTGGAAGGTTCTTGGGACAATTGGAGATCAAG GAAGACACTGCAGAGAGCTGGTAAGGACCACTCAATTCTTTTGGTCCTTCCATCTGGCATATACCATTATAAGTTTATTATTGATGGCGAATGGAGATATACACCAGATCTGCCTTTTGTAGCTGATGAAATGGGCCATGTTTGTAATATTCTTGACGTTCAT GATTATGTACCTGAAAATCTGGATAGTGTAACTGAGTTTGAGACCCCAGGATCTCCAAATTCCAGTTATGGTCAGGCATTTCCAACAGAAGAAGATTTTGCAAAGGAGCCTGTTTTGGTTCCATCCCAGCTACATCTAACTGTCCTTGGTACAGATACCCAAGATGGAGCATCATCCTCGAAGCCTCAACATGTTGTACTTAACCACCTTTTCATAGAGAAAGGATGGGCATCGCAATCTGTTGTTGCCCTGGGATTGACCCATAGGTTTGAGTCCAAATACGTGACTGTTGTACTCTATAAGCCATTGAAAAGGTAA
- the LOC18590864 gene encoding zinc finger CCCH domain-containing protein 24: MAASPSNELSENKTLDSDTQNPQANGHDSTEDPQPLDEAIQLSDSQSTAYTNPGEKRKREDQDPPLHPLWKTSLCSYFRRQDGSCSHGSTCRYAHGEEELRPRPDNTWDPTSERAKKAMKGENGEKLAAKEEEEDEVMMTEMVMDDEDGEGGEEGGDPQLSKCLVHLPRKWSSDNLRKFLSEQGIPFKSAKKKKGMVVGFVSFESAEQLKSAVEELEGKSFGNKTLKVASVIPRSFERKGKSAMAAPLSYQQASVKENAGVSINTNGVEDGAPNGDSSALDDSASKAKSARDAVTPLAHVPYGDQLERKKNSVMQMLKKLTRNARKACPNGVSLPEWVLKSRERGGLPCELEGIIESPVVNGYRNKCEFSVGYSQQSKPTVGFMLGNFREGVTAVEEPVDCPNVSKIACKYALILQEFLQHSSLPIWNRFKNTGFWRQLTVREGRSAGKVGDENLEANISEVMLMVQVCSVGFDDAQITSEFERLAQAFAAGAAANSPTLPLTALVVQDHQGISNVAPADAPLRSIPIPKAESGIELETNGNVVEARIHDCISNLQFSISPTAFFQVNTLAAEKLYSLAGEWAVLGPDTLLFDICCGTGTIGLTLAHRVGMVIGIEMNASAVQDAHKNAELNGIKNCRFICSKAEDVIGSLLKEYLNVSEKEAQLSSALESRDREVVTCEEKNTYMTNANNAGESSCQEPENQTSETDGKELQNELQESSTSKDENSSVQQFKNVVAIVDPPRMGLHPTVIKALRTHACLRRLVYISCNPESLVANAIELCTPSPEKVEKGKKDNRGWRNMSSAGLARHRAKSMPISEPFRPVKAMAVDLFPHTPHCEMVMLLER, translated from the exons ATGGCGGCTTCTCCAAGTAACGAACTTTCTGAGAATAAAACCCTAGATTCTGACACCCAAAATCCCCAAGCCAATGGCCACGATTCAACCGAGGATCCCCAACCTCTCGACGAAGCAATCCAGCTGTCCGATTCCCAATCAACGGCCTACACCAACCCAGGAGAGAAGCGCAAGCGGGAGGACCAGGACCCGCCCCTCCACCCTTTGTGGAAAACCAGCCTTTGCTCTTATTTCAGGCGGCAAGATGGGTCCTGCAGCCATGGCAGCACGTGCAGGTACGCGCACGGCGAGGAGGAGCTCCGGCCGCGGCCGGATAACACGTGGGACCCGACTTCGGAGCGGGCGAAGAAGGCGATGAAGGGGGAGAATGGAGAGAAGCTCGCGGCGAAGGAAGAGGAGGAGGATGAGGTTATGATGACGGAGATGGTTATGGATGATGAGGACGGTGAGGGTGGTGAAGAGGGTGGAGACCCTCAATTGAGTAAATGCTTGGTGCATTTGCCAAGGAAGTGGAGTTCGGATAATTTGAGGAAGTTTCTTAGTGAACAA GGAATTCCTTTTAAATctgcaaagaaaaagaaaggcatGGTAGTTGGTTTTGTGAGTTTTGAAAGTGCAGAACAATTGAAAAGTGCAGTTGAG GAGCTGGAAGGAAAATCTTTTGGCAACAAGACTTTAAAGGTTGCAAGTGTCATTCCTCGATCATTTGAGAGGAAAGGCAAATCAGCAATGGCTGCACCTTTGAGCTACCAACAAGCTTCGGTTAAGGAGAATGCAGGTGTCTCTATCAATACAAATGGGGTTGAAGATGGTGCTCCAAATGGTGATAGTTCTGCACTTGATGATTCAGCCTCAAAGGCGAAAAGTGCCCGTGATGCAGTCACTCCTCTTGCTCATGTGCCTTATGGTGATCAGTTGGAGCGCAAGAAGAATTCTGTCATGCAAATGCTCAAAAAACTT ACTAGAAATGCACGTAAAGCTTGTCCTAATGGTGTTTCACTTCCTGAATGGGTTCTTAAATCTAGGGAAAGAG GTGGTCTTCCATGTGAACTAGAAGGTATAATTGAATCACCAGTTGTAAATGGATACCGCAACAAGTGTGAGTTTTCTGTTGGATATTCTCAGCAGAGCAAACCGACAGTGGGCTTTATGCTCGGAAATTTTAG GGAGGGTGTGACAGCAGTGGAAGAACCTGTGGACTGCccaaatgtttcaaaaattgcTTGCAAATATGCTTTGATCTTGCAGGAAtttcttcaacattcaagcTTACCAATTTGGAACAGATTTAAAAATACAGGATTCTGGCGTCAGTTAACA gTCCGAGAGGGAAGATCAGCTGGGAAGGTAGGAGATGAAAATCTTGAGGCCAATATTTCAGAGGTCATGCTTATGGTTCAG GTTTGCTCAGTTGGGTTTGATGATGCACAAATAACCAGTGAGTTTGAGAGGCTGGCTCAAGCATTTGCCGCAGGTGCTGCTGCAAATTCTCCTACTCTGCCTCTAACAGCATTAGTTGTTCAG GATCATCAAGGAATATCAAACGTGGCACCAGCTGATGCTCCATTGCGTTCAATACCCATCCCGAAGGCAGAAAGTGGTATTGAGCTGGAGACAAACGGTAATGTTGTAGAAGCTAGAATTCATGATTGTATAAGCAATCTTCAGTTCTCTATATCTCCAACAGCATTTTTTCAG GTCAATACCCTTGCTGCAGAGAAATTATATTCACTTGCTGGGGAGTGGGCTGTTTTGGGTCCTGATACCTTGCTATTTGATATATGCTGTGGGACTGGAACAATTGGGCTCACGTTAGCGCATCGTGTTGGTATG GTTATTGGCATTGAAATGAATGCTTCTGCAGTTCAAGATGCTCATAAGAATGCTGAGCTTAATGGGATAAAAAATTGTAGATTCATCTGTTCAAAG GCTGAGGATGTAATAGGGTCTCTGCTGAAGGAGTACCTAAATGTGTCTGAGAAAGAAGCTCAACTTTCAAGTGCCTTAGAAAGTAGGGACAGAGAAGTGGTCACCTGTGAAGAGAAAAATACATATATGACCAATGCAAATAATGCTGGAGAGAGCTCATGCCAAGAGCCTGAAAATCAAACTTCAGAAACTGATGGAAAAGAGCTCCAAAATGAACTTCAGGAGAGTTCCACTTCAAAAGATGAAAACTCTTCAGTGCAGCAATTCAAAAATGTAGTTGCTATTGTTGATCCTCCACGTATGGGACTTCATCCCACT GTGATCAAAGCTTTAAGAACTCATGCATGTCTACGCAGGCTTGT GTATATTTCCTGCAATCCTGAAAGCTTAGTGGCAAATGCCATTGAGCTCTGCACACCATCTCCTGAGAAAGTTGAGAAAGGGAAGAAAGACAACAGGGGCTGGAGGAACATGAGCAGTGCTGGTTTAGCACGGCACCGAGCCAAGTCTATGCCTATTTCAGAGCCTTTCCGACCTGTAAAAGCCATGGCTGTTGATCTTTTCCCTCATACTCCACACTGTGAAATGGTGATGCTCTTGGAGAGATAG